A portion of the Meriones unguiculatus strain TT.TT164.6M chromosome 11, Bangor_MerUng_6.1, whole genome shotgun sequence genome contains these proteins:
- the Mia3 gene encoding transport and Golgi organization protein 1 homolog isoform X8 — protein sequence MDSVPATVPAVTASPGDPELLGPLSVLYAALIAKLLELIATFPDNVQPVADFYGIPWQPVIITAVLGILSFAVFSWRTILVVKSTVYEVTEKQISKKLETIKKENKELIKKLSNCEKKINESKKYIQETEKKNMILSDEAIKYKDTIKLLEETNATLIKKAKSLHCQLESQRENNAKNQDLILENKKSIKKLKDVILMKESELSEVQIAFNKAKLSEEKIKCECHRVQEENVRLKKKKEELQHQIEEWSKSYTKLTEQVKQFEQSQRDLEAALTHKDNNISALTNCITQLNRLECELETEDPNKGENESDELANGEVGGDRSEKIKNRIRQLMDVSRTQTAFSIVQEDLKLLQVKLRTSMSVKCDLEDQVKKLEGDHNLLQTTKARLEDECKSLKQKVEILNELYQEKEMALQKKLHQEEYERQTREQRLSAADEKVGSAAEEIKSYKRRIEEMEKELQKTERSFKDQIATQEKKAHDNWLKARAAERAMAEEKIEAANLRHKLLEMAHKMAMIQDEHVIVKPMPGRPNTQNPSRQGPLSHNGSYGPSPVSGECSPPLPAEAPGRPLSATLSRRDMPRSELVPLDRHSSRPRPSSEASGKHSAPDPGPAPVVNTSSTHSSPAKAMDEGKVYMAPKATPPFPGVPLLGGPVPRPIRYGPPPQLYGPFGPRPIPPPYVPGLRPPLGLREYAPGVLPGKRDLPVDPREFLPGHPPFRPPGPLGPREFFIPGTQLPPPAHGPQNYTPPPPAARDSLPSGLREEAPPASPSRVQGHSQASKASP from the exons ATGGACTCGGTGCCTGCCACTGTGCCTGCTGTCACCGCCTCCCCGGGGGACCCCGAGCTGCTGGGCCCCCTGTCGGTGCTCTACGCAGCCCTCATAGCCAAGCTCCTGGAG CTAATCGCCACATTTCCTGATAATGTTCAGCCTGTTGCTGACTTTTACGGAATACCATGGCAGCCAGTGATTATTACTGCAGTATTGGGAATTCTTTCATTTGCAGTTTTCTCTTGGAGAACTATTCTTGTT gtAAAGAGTACAGTATATGAAG TTACTGAGAAGCAAATTTCTAAAAAGTTGGAGACtatcaagaaagaaaataaagaacttaTAAAAAAATTGTCAAATTGTGAAAAAAAG ATCAATGAGTCAAAGAAATACATTCaagaaacggaaaaaaaaaacatgattctgTCTGACGAAGCTATTaaatataag GATACAATCAAGTTACTTGAAGAAACTAATGCCACTCTGATTAAAAAAGCCAAAAGTCTTCATTGTCAGTTAGAGTCTCAAAGAGAAAACAACGCCAAGAACCAGGACTTG ATTCTGGAAAACAAGAAGTCTATCAAGAAGTTGAAGGATGTCATTTTGATGAAGGAGTCAGAACTTTCAGAG GTTCAAATTGCCTTTAACAAAGCTAAGCTCagtgaagagaaaataaaatgtgagtGCCATCGGGTTCAAGAAGAAAATGTCAGGcttaagaagaagaaagaggag TTGCAGCACCAGATTGAGGAGTGGAGTAAATCATACACCAAGCTCACTGAACAGGTCAAGCAGTTTGAACAGTCCCAGAGAGACTTAGAAGCAGCTCTTACCCACAAAGACAACAATATTAGT GCTTTGACTAATTGCATAACACAGTTGAATCGATTAGAATGTGAACTTGAAACTGAGGATCCAAATAAGGGGGAAAATGAGTCAGATGAACTGGCCAATGGAGAAGTGGGAG GTGACCGAAGTGAGAAGATAAAAAATAGAATTAGACAGCTGATGGACGTCTCTCGG aCACAGACTGCATTCTCAATAGTTCAAGAGGACCTAAAACTTTTACAAGTTAAGCTAAGAACATCGATGTCCGTGAAATGTGACCTGGAAG ACCAAGTAAAGAAACTGGAAGGTGACCACAACTTGCTGCAGACTACTAAAGCTAGGCTGGAAGATGAGTGCAAATCTCTGAAGCAGAAAGTGGAGATTCTAAATGAGCTCTACCAGGAGAAGGAGATGGCTCTGCAGAA GAAATTGCATCAAGAAGAATATGAGAggcaaaccagagaacagagactATCGGCTGCAGATGAAAAAGTGGGCTCGGCTGCAGAAGAGATAAAATCTTACAA GCGGCGAattgaagaaatggaaaaagaacttcagaaaacAGAACGCTCATTTAAAGACCAG ATTGCTACTCAAGAAAAGAAAGCTCATGATAACTGG CTCAAAGCTCGTGCTGCAGAGAGAGCTATGGCAGAGGAGAAGATAGAAGCTGCTAACTTAAGGCACAA ATTATTGGAAATGGCCCATAAGATGGCAATGATACAAGATGAACATGTGATCGTGAAACCAATGCCAGGAAGACCAAATACACAAAACCCTTCCCGGCAAG GTCCACTGAGCCACAATGGCTCTTATGGCCCATCCCCTGTGAGTGGAGAATGCTCCCCTCCCCTACCAGCAGAGGCACCTGGGAGACCTCTCTCTGCTACACTCAGTCGAAGAGACATGCCTAGAAGTGAACTTG TGCCATTGGACAGACATTCATCTCGCCCTCGACCGTCATCAGAGGCATCTGGGAAACACTCTGCTCCTG ACCCAGGTCCAGCTCCTGTGGTGAACACCAGCTCCACGCACTCTTCTCCTGCTAAGGCCATGGATGAGGGCAAG GTTTACATGGCTCCAAAAGCGACCCCTCCGTTTCCAGGGGTGCCGCTCTTAGGAGGCCCTGTGCCACGACCCATTCGCTATGGACCACCTCCTCAGCTCTATGGGCCTTTTGGGCCTCGGCCAATTCCTCCACCTTATG TTCCAGGCTTGCGTCCACCATTAGGCCTAAGAGAATATGCACCAGGTGTTCTGCCTGGGAAACGGGACCTGCCTGTTGACCCTCGGGAATTTTTACCAGGACATCCACCATTTAGGCCTCCAGGGCCACTTGGTCCAAGAGAATTCTTCATTCCTGGTACCCAATTACCACCTCCAGCCCATGGTCCTCAGAACTATACTCCACCACCACCTGCTGCAAGAGACTCACTGCCTTCAGGTCTGCGAGAGGAAGCCCCACCTGCCTCTCCAAGCAGAGTCCAGGGCCACTCACAGGCTTCAAAAGCCAGCCCCTAA
- the Mia3 gene encoding transport and Golgi organization protein 1 homolog isoform X7: MDSVPATVPAVTASPGDPELLGPLSVLYAALIAKLLELIATFPDNVQPVADFYGIPWQPVIITAVLGILSFAVFSWRTILVVKSTVYEVTEKQISKKLETIKKENKELIKKLSNCEKKINESKKYIQETEKKNMILSDEAIKYKDTIKLLEETNATLIKKAKSLHCQLESQRENNAKNQDLILENKKSIKKLKDVILMKESELSEVQIAFNKAKLSEEKIKCECHRVQEENVRLKKKKEELQHQIEEWSKSYTKLTEQVKQFEQSQRDLEAALTHKDNNISALTNCITQLNRLECELETEDPNKGENESDELANGEVGGDRSEKIKNRIRQLMDVSRTQTAFSIVQEDLKLLQVKLRTSMSVKCDLEDQVKKLEGDHNLLQTTKARLEDECKSLKQKVEILNELYQEKEMALQKKLHQEEYERQTREQRLSAADEKVGSAAEEIKSYKRRIEEMEKELQKTERSFKDQIATQEKKAHDNWLKARAAERAMAEEKIEAANLRHKLLEMAHKMAMIQDEHVIVKPMPGRPNTQNPSRQGPLSHNGSYGPSPVSGECSPPLPAEAPGRPLSATLSRRDMPRSELVPLDRHSSRPRPSSEASGKHSAPDPGPAPVVNTSSTHSSPAKAMDEGKQTVRQEPEGPSVSSTTPLAEHPVAVYMAPKATPPFPGVPLLGGPVPRPIRYGPPPQLYGPFGPRPIPPPYVPGLRPPLGLREYAPGVLPGKRDLPVDPREFLPGHPPFRPPGPLGPREFFIPGTQLPPPAHGPQNYTPPPPAARDSLPSGLREEAPPASPSRVQGHSQASKASP; encoded by the exons ATGGACTCGGTGCCTGCCACTGTGCCTGCTGTCACCGCCTCCCCGGGGGACCCCGAGCTGCTGGGCCCCCTGTCGGTGCTCTACGCAGCCCTCATAGCCAAGCTCCTGGAG CTAATCGCCACATTTCCTGATAATGTTCAGCCTGTTGCTGACTTTTACGGAATACCATGGCAGCCAGTGATTATTACTGCAGTATTGGGAATTCTTTCATTTGCAGTTTTCTCTTGGAGAACTATTCTTGTT gtAAAGAGTACAGTATATGAAG TTACTGAGAAGCAAATTTCTAAAAAGTTGGAGACtatcaagaaagaaaataaagaacttaTAAAAAAATTGTCAAATTGTGAAAAAAAG ATCAATGAGTCAAAGAAATACATTCaagaaacggaaaaaaaaaacatgattctgTCTGACGAAGCTATTaaatataag GATACAATCAAGTTACTTGAAGAAACTAATGCCACTCTGATTAAAAAAGCCAAAAGTCTTCATTGTCAGTTAGAGTCTCAAAGAGAAAACAACGCCAAGAACCAGGACTTG ATTCTGGAAAACAAGAAGTCTATCAAGAAGTTGAAGGATGTCATTTTGATGAAGGAGTCAGAACTTTCAGAG GTTCAAATTGCCTTTAACAAAGCTAAGCTCagtgaagagaaaataaaatgtgagtGCCATCGGGTTCAAGAAGAAAATGTCAGGcttaagaagaagaaagaggag TTGCAGCACCAGATTGAGGAGTGGAGTAAATCATACACCAAGCTCACTGAACAGGTCAAGCAGTTTGAACAGTCCCAGAGAGACTTAGAAGCAGCTCTTACCCACAAAGACAACAATATTAGT GCTTTGACTAATTGCATAACACAGTTGAATCGATTAGAATGTGAACTTGAAACTGAGGATCCAAATAAGGGGGAAAATGAGTCAGATGAACTGGCCAATGGAGAAGTGGGAG GTGACCGAAGTGAGAAGATAAAAAATAGAATTAGACAGCTGATGGACGTCTCTCGG aCACAGACTGCATTCTCAATAGTTCAAGAGGACCTAAAACTTTTACAAGTTAAGCTAAGAACATCGATGTCCGTGAAATGTGACCTGGAAG ACCAAGTAAAGAAACTGGAAGGTGACCACAACTTGCTGCAGACTACTAAAGCTAGGCTGGAAGATGAGTGCAAATCTCTGAAGCAGAAAGTGGAGATTCTAAATGAGCTCTACCAGGAGAAGGAGATGGCTCTGCAGAA GAAATTGCATCAAGAAGAATATGAGAggcaaaccagagaacagagactATCGGCTGCAGATGAAAAAGTGGGCTCGGCTGCAGAAGAGATAAAATCTTACAA GCGGCGAattgaagaaatggaaaaagaacttcagaaaacAGAACGCTCATTTAAAGACCAG ATTGCTACTCAAGAAAAGAAAGCTCATGATAACTGG CTCAAAGCTCGTGCTGCAGAGAGAGCTATGGCAGAGGAGAAGATAGAAGCTGCTAACTTAAGGCACAA ATTATTGGAAATGGCCCATAAGATGGCAATGATACAAGATGAACATGTGATCGTGAAACCAATGCCAGGAAGACCAAATACACAAAACCCTTCCCGGCAAG GTCCACTGAGCCACAATGGCTCTTATGGCCCATCCCCTGTGAGTGGAGAATGCTCCCCTCCCCTACCAGCAGAGGCACCTGGGAGACCTCTCTCTGCTACACTCAGTCGAAGAGACATGCCTAGAAGTGAACTTG TGCCATTGGACAGACATTCATCTCGCCCTCGACCGTCATCAGAGGCATCTGGGAAACACTCTGCTCCTG ACCCAGGTCCAGCTCCTGTGGTGAACACCAGCTCCACGCACTCTTCTCCTGCTAAGGCCATGGATGAGGGCAAG caaACTGTTCGCCAAGAGCCTGAAGGCCCCTCAGTTTCCAGCACGACCCCATTAGCTGAGCATCCAGTAGCA GTTTACATGGCTCCAAAAGCGACCCCTCCGTTTCCAGGGGTGCCGCTCTTAGGAGGCCCTGTGCCACGACCCATTCGCTATGGACCACCTCCTCAGCTCTATGGGCCTTTTGGGCCTCGGCCAATTCCTCCACCTTATG TTCCAGGCTTGCGTCCACCATTAGGCCTAAGAGAATATGCACCAGGTGTTCTGCCTGGGAAACGGGACCTGCCTGTTGACCCTCGGGAATTTTTACCAGGACATCCACCATTTAGGCCTCCAGGGCCACTTGGTCCAAGAGAATTCTTCATTCCTGGTACCCAATTACCACCTCCAGCCCATGGTCCTCAGAACTATACTCCACCACCACCTGCTGCAAGAGACTCACTGCCTTCAGGTCTGCGAGAGGAAGCCCCACCTGCCTCTCCAAGCAGAGTCCAGGGCCACTCACAGGCTTCAAAAGCCAGCCCCTAA